A window of Calditrichota bacterium contains these coding sequences:
- a CDS encoding zinc-binding dehydrogenase, with translation MKAITIPRHGERDVLTYTSDQPTPVPVSGEVLIQIACTGINHVDLVVRRGYPSIPIPLPHIPGGDITGTVLEAGPDVSRDLIGKRVVVYPLIACGKCQLCREGRPNLCLGWKYFGLHLKGGYAEYCTVPAGNCFVLPDSISFDSAAGLPIAGLTALHALKGVGGLSAGQTFFIWGGAGGLGTIAIQIAKRLGATVIATAGSDDRLALMTSLGADHVFNRKRDDVPAEVMKLCPAGVDLIIDYVGPETFPKSFQMVKKGGRILLCGIITGREVPNFSLHMTYLRHLSIQGLYLGTKVEMQEIIDLAASGAVKVQVGAELPLAEAARAQQMLEEGAVAGKIVLRVA, from the coding sequence ATGAAAGCCATCACCATACCCCGTCACGGCGAACGTGACGTCTTGACCTACACCAGCGACCAGCCGACGCCGGTTCCAGTATCGGGCGAAGTCTTGATACAGATTGCCTGCACTGGCATCAACCACGTCGATCTCGTCGTCCGTCGGGGCTATCCCAGCATCCCAATTCCCCTACCGCACATTCCGGGCGGAGACATTACCGGGACGGTCCTCGAAGCCGGACCGGACGTGAGCCGTGATCTGATCGGCAAGCGCGTTGTCGTTTATCCGCTCATCGCCTGTGGAAAGTGTCAACTTTGCCGGGAGGGTCGTCCCAACCTCTGCCTGGGGTGGAAATACTTCGGTTTACACCTGAAGGGGGGTTATGCGGAATACTGCACCGTCCCGGCGGGTAATTGCTTCGTTCTGCCGGACAGCATCTCCTTCGATTCTGCTGCGGGTCTGCCAATCGCCGGGCTGACGGCGCTGCACGCCTTGAAAGGGGTGGGGGGACTTTCGGCCGGTCAGACGTTTTTCATCTGGGGAGGCGCCGGTGGGCTGGGCACGATAGCCATTCAGATCGCAAAACGGCTCGGCGCAACGGTGATCGCCACTGCCGGCTCGGACGACCGGCTCGCACTGATGACATCCCTCGGCGCCGACCACGTTTTCAACAGAAAGCGGGACGACGTCCCGGCCGAGGTGATGAAACTTTGCCCGGCAGGCGTCGATCTGATCATCGACTATGTCGGGCCCGAGACTTTCCCGAAATCGTTCCAGATGGTGAAGAAAGGCGGACGGATTCTGCTCTGCGGCATCATCACCGGTCGCGAAGTGCCTAACTTCTCGCTCCATATGACCTATCTGCGACACCTTTCGATCCAAGGCCTCTATCTTGGAACGAAAGTGGAGATGCAGGAGATCATCGATCTCGCGGCATCCGGAGCGGTCAAGGTGCAGGTGGGAGCGGAACTGCCGCTCGCCGAGGCAGCCCGGGCGCAACAGATGCTCGAAGAAGGCGCTGTCGCCGGGAAGATTGTGCTTAGGGTAGCGTAA
- the truA gene encoding tRNA pseudouridine(38-40) synthase TruA, with protein sequence MRLRLLIEYDGTDYAGWQRQPGDPTIQQTLEEVFERLLGIPISLIAAGRTDAGVHASGQVAHFDVETLRVPLDRLTIAANSFLPPAIRVLAAEPAAPDFHARYSATSRSYHYRIEHTLHPLRSRTSWTPMLPWDDTLAEEGVSLLFGRHDFRAFALYRPGELHYECVVTEAHWVADNDGVTFRITANRFLHKMVRGLVGSLFDLARGYYSPDDFRQLLERPVRCGAVRIAPAKGLTLVAVAYPDKQISSTD encoded by the coding sequence GTGCGTCTGCGACTGCTCATCGAATACGACGGTACCGACTACGCCGGCTGGCAACGCCAGCCTGGCGACCCGACGATTCAGCAGACCCTCGAAGAGGTCTTTGAGCGACTGCTTGGCATCCCTATCTCACTCATAGCCGCCGGGCGCACCGACGCCGGTGTTCACGCATCCGGCCAGGTGGCACACTTTGATGTCGAAACTTTGCGTGTGCCATTAGACCGGCTCACCATTGCCGCCAACAGCTTCCTGCCGCCGGCTATTCGGGTGCTCGCCGCAGAGCCTGCAGCGCCGGACTTTCACGCCCGTTACAGCGCCACTTCCCGATCCTACCACTACCGGATTGAGCACACCTTACACCCGCTACGCAGCCGCACCAGTTGGACGCCGATGCTGCCATGGGACGATACCCTCGCCGAGGAAGGAGTGTCGCTGCTCTTTGGCCGGCATGACTTCAGAGCGTTTGCGCTTTACCGGCCGGGGGAGTTACATTACGAATGCGTCGTTACCGAAGCCCACTGGGTTGCTGACAACGACGGCGTAACCTTCCGGATCACTGCCAACCGGTTCCTCCACAAGATGGTGCGAGGTCTGGTGGGATCCCTCTTTGACCTGGCAAGGGGTTATTATTCACCGGACGACTTCAGGCAATTGCTCGAACGCCCGGTGCGCTGCGGAGCCGTCCGGATCGCTCCGGCGAAGGGCTTGACGCTTGTCGCTGTCGCCTATCCCGATAAGCAGATATCCAGCACCGATTGA
- a CDS encoding energy-coupling factor transporter transmembrane protein EcfT — translation MSLTPIIGAFSDGDTLLHRLDPRVKLTGLVALVAMGLWAQSWTALAIASLPLFISLSAIRPILPVIVRDAAALWLFYLLTIIIHVFVTGRDLSLAEAVSRGLFFAIKIAIMSVSASLVSRTTHPSDWSLAAYAFGRRTQKGLRATGPFALRLGLAMKTLPMLLSEANRIRQAQFGRGLRTGGSPVQRIRSLLPLWGPLLEAGLDRADTISDAMQSRGFVVRAARSFYRPLKLAGRDVLTVVLMGLTIILFITFISSR, via the coding sequence ATGAGTCTAACTCCCATCATTGGCGCCTTTAGCGACGGCGACACACTCCTCCACCGCCTCGATCCGCGCGTCAAGTTGACCGGTTTGGTTGCACTGGTAGCGATGGGGCTTTGGGCGCAGTCCTGGACTGCACTGGCTATTGCCTCCCTGCCACTGTTTATAAGCCTCTCGGCGATCAGACCTATATTGCCGGTCATTGTGCGAGACGCTGCTGCATTATGGCTCTTTTACCTGCTGACCATTATTATCCATGTTTTCGTCACAGGTCGCGATCTATCACTGGCGGAGGCTGTTTCGCGAGGTCTCTTCTTCGCCATAAAAATCGCTATTATGAGCGTCTCTGCCTCGCTCGTCAGTCGGACGACGCACCCGTCGGACTGGAGCCTTGCCGCATATGCGTTCGGACGGCGCACCCAGAAAGGACTCCGTGCGACCGGTCCCTTTGCACTTCGACTCGGATTGGCGATGAAAACTCTTCCGATGCTGCTCTCTGAAGCCAACCGGATTCGGCAGGCACAATTCGGTCGTGGACTAAGAACTGGCGGCAGTCCGGTGCAACGTATTCGCAGCCTGCTGCCGCTCTGGGGACCGCTGCTTGAGGCTGGTCTTGACCGCGCAGATACGATCTCCGATGCGATGCAATCGCGGGGATTTGTGGTCCGGGCAGCCCGCAGTTTCTACCGGCCTCTAAAACTGGCAGGGCGCGACGTTCTGACAGTCGTGCTGATGGGGCTGACGATCATACTCTTTATTACCTTCATTTCCTCGCGCTGA
- a CDS encoding glycosyltransferase — MVIAASGGPLEFLKGECPGVEILNLPGYGITYPTDGSMATAMARQMPKLIGAARRERSWLDDLCRHRRIDFVISDNRFGFHQPDVPSVYITHQLIILPPGGQGWARSPLAFFHQRIISRFTECWVPDYAGEENLSGDLSHTSQRPSNVHFIGPLSRFHLTSDVSDDKPDIAPVDLLVILSGPEPQRSRFEEIILKQASGSDLRLLIIRGLPRNADPDSQFDGRVIRYPHLSTASIRRAANSAKAILARPGYSTLMDLPYLACPAILVPTPGQTEQEYLARRLADRGQVVVSAQDDFNLERCYRQIEAGSIAPLPLIEGESDSPLVRVRALLGDSFSS, encoded by the coding sequence GTGGTCATTGCTGCCAGTGGCGGGCCGCTGGAGTTCCTAAAGGGCGAATGCCCCGGCGTTGAGATTCTAAATCTACCCGGCTACGGCATCACCTATCCGACCGACGGCTCTATGGCGACCGCAATGGCACGACAGATGCCGAAACTGATAGGCGCCGCGCGGCGGGAGCGAAGTTGGCTGGACGACCTCTGCCGTCACCGCCGCATCGACTTTGTGATTTCCGACAACCGGTTCGGCTTCCACCAGCCTGACGTGCCGTCGGTCTATATCACACATCAACTGATCATATTGCCTCCGGGCGGTCAAGGTTGGGCGCGATCGCCATTGGCTTTCTTTCACCAGCGCATCATCAGCCGCTTCACCGAGTGTTGGGTGCCGGACTACGCCGGTGAGGAGAATCTCTCTGGCGACCTTTCACATACCTCCCAAAGACCGTCGAATGTCCACTTCATCGGCCCGCTCTCGCGATTCCACTTGACTTCTGATGTGTCTGACGATAAGCCTGACATTGCGCCTGTCGATCTGCTCGTAATCCTCTCCGGTCCCGAGCCGCAGCGGAGCCGGTTTGAGGAGATCATTCTTAAGCAGGCATCGGGAAGCGACCTTCGCCTGCTCATCATCCGGGGCTTGCCGAGGAATGCAGATCCCGATTCCCAATTCGACGGCCGCGTGATTCGCTATCCTCATCTTTCGACGGCATCTATCCGGCGGGCGGCGAATTCCGCCAAAGCCATCCTTGCCCGTCCCGGCTATAGCACCTTGATGGATCTCCCCTATCTCGCGTGTCCGGCGATCCTTGTGCCTACGCCCGGTCAGACTGAACAGGAATACCTTGCGCGACGGCTCGCGGATCGAGGGCAGGTCGTCGTGTCGGCACAGGACGACTTTAACCTTGAACGCTGTTACCGGCAAATCGAAGCCGGGAGTATCGCACCCCTTCCCCTTATTGAAGGCGAGTCCGATTCGCCCCTCGTGCGGGTTCGAGCACTTCTTGGGGATTCGTTTTCATCATGA